TGCGGCCTTTGCGCCCGAAGCGTTCACGGTGACCTACCGCGCATGAGAAAGGGAGCGCAGCCGCACCATTTCGACTGCACTCCCCAATGGCTCTCCACGGGTTGCGCATCCGCTTTTTTGCCTCGATGAGGCGAAGGCGCACAATGCCCGATCGCCTTCTCGCCTCACAGGGGCGAATGCCCGGCGCGGTGGCCATGGCTCTGCATGTCCACCATCAACGACCCGGACCGCCCACCGCATACCCCCCCGCCTTTCCTGGTGCCTCGTGCCCAGTGCCTAGTGCCTCCCTCCCACCCCTACCCCAGACAATCTCTCCACACCCCTTGACACACGGCCAAGATCGTGTACGCTGAGCGTGTCGTTGGTGCCCGCGCGGGAGCGGGCAGGCCTCGTGCTGGTGCAGCGGGCTCCGAATACAGATAACGGAGTCACTGGGCCAGGGCGGGGAGTAGGGAAGTGTGGTCAGAATCCACCGCGGACGCGCCGCCGTAGAGGGCGAAGATGCGAGCCACGCTGGGCTGATCGGGAACGGAGTGATTCGGGCGGGCAAGAGCTCGCACCGGGCGGGCAAGGGCTCGCGGCACACCGGGACCGATCTCAGTCAGCGTTCGAGCGAGAGGCTCCGGGTCATGCCCGGCTCGGTCGAGGTCACTGTCCAGAGATTGGACGGGAAGGCCGGTTTTCGCAGAGCCCTGAGCCGGAAGACCTGCCATCGACATGCATGGTGCGGCCCTCGCGCTTGGGGCCCGGCTGCTGTCGGTGCGCGCTTCTCCCCGCGTCCGAAGTACCCGGATCAGCCCGCGAGTCGCCGTCAGACACTGGCGGGAGAGCGTTCAGCGCGAAACAGAACGCTGCGGGGCCATCGGCCCGGATGGGTTTGTTGTGAAAGAACATGGTGTTTTTGTGTGTGCTGCCTCGGCCGCGATCGCTCTGGCCGCCGGGGGTGCTTCGGCTGGACACTGGGCCAGCGCCGTCATCGACTATGACCCCGGCACGGACCCCGCCTTCGGCTACACCGACCCCGCTGCGGCGCTCGGGGCCGCCAGCCGCATGAGCGGGGCCTCGTTCGGCTTCCCCAGCGTCGTCAGCCCCTTCAGCCCGCCCTTCGAGACCGATCAGATCGTCTCGATCGGCCACGGCGGCAGCATCACGCTGCGCATGGGTCGCAAAATCCGCGATGCGGCGCATCACGCCTTCGGTGTGGATTTCATCGTCTTCGCCAACGCGGGCTTCATCGACGTCGGCTATCCATCCGGACTCGTCGGCAACGCGCCCACACTGTTTGGCGTTGGGGCCAGCGTGCTCATCGAGGCCAGCAACGACAACCTGCACTGGTTCACAGTCGAGATGCGGCGGCTGGACCTCTTCCCGACGCTGGGCTACCTCGACAGCGGGCCCTTTGACGCCTTGCCGGGCAGCATCGAGAGCGACTTTCGCGTCGCGATGGACCCGTCGCTTAGCCTGAGCGATGTCGCGGGACTCAGTTACGCCGAACTGATCGCCCTCTACGGCACCTCGGGCGGCGGCATCGGGCTTGATCTGGCCTCCTCGGGCCTGAGCGAAGCACGATATCTGCGCTTCACGCACGGCGGCGATTCGTTCGAGCCGTTCGAGATCGATGCGGTGTCGGTGGTTCCTGCGCCGGGTGGGTTGGCGGCGCTCATGGTGGGCGCCGGGCTGGCGCTACGGAGGAGCAGAAGCAGCGCCAAGGAGAGAGGCTGCTTCTGAGACAGATCGCCCGGGCCGATCGAAAGGTCGGCTCCGGGTGTTGTGAGAAACAACGTGACAACGCGATGCATGAGTAGCACCCGCGCGCTGGCAGCCAGCGCGCTCGCGGCCGCGCTGTGCCCCGGGGCGAGCGCGCAGGACTGGACGCATCACGCGCGCGGGCCCGAGCGCGTCGCCGCGATCGATCTTGCGCTGGCCGGGGCCATCGGCTCGCCCACCTGGGTGCGCAGCACGACCGCGCAGGGCGCGGCCATCGAGTTCGTCGGCCAGGCTTCGCTCGTTGCGGCGGCCGATGTGATCGTCGCGACCGGTTGGATCGGCAACGACTTCTTCGCCATCGCGATCGAGAGCGCCGACGGCAACGTGCGCTGGATGGCGCCGATGCCCCAGCCGGTCGCCGATTCATGGTCAGCCCCCGCGATCGACACATCGCGCGCGACGGCGATCGTCGCCAGCGGCCGCGCGATCAAGGCTCTGTCGCTGGCCGACGGCGCCACAGTCTGGGAAATCGGCACAATGAGCGACATCGTCAACGCCGCGCCGCTCATCGTCGAGAACGCAGGCAGCGCGGCACGCGCGTTCATGACCGATTTCGGTTTCGGCGCTCAGCCTGGACGACTCTACGCGATCAATCTCGATGCCTTCGATGCAATCAGCAACCCATTCGCGCCCGGTGACCTCGTCTGGAGCCGCGCGATCGGCCCGCTCTCGGGCGCGACGCCCGCGCTGCATGAACATCGCGTGCTCATCGCCACCAGTGACGGCCGCGTGCTGGCCTTTGACGCCACCGCGGTCGCGGATCACGCGCCGCTGTTCGAAGCCATCAACCCGACGGGCCTCGGCTTCTTCGGGGGGATCAGCGTGCGCGACGGCTTTGCCTACGCGGCCAGCTACGCCTTCTTCGGCGGACTCTCGTCGGCCAACATGATCAAGATCGACGCGGCGACGGGCACCGTCATCTGGTCAGTGCCCAGCAACCGCACCGACGCGACGCCCGTGCCGCTGGCCGATGGACGCATTCTGCTCTCGGCGGGCATCGCAGGCTTCGGGTCGCAGCCGTCGCTGTCGCTGTATGTCGATCATGGCGCAAGCGTCAGCCGCGCATGGGATACGCATCTGGCCGGTGGGCCCGCGGCTGGATTCTGGACCTTCACGCCGGTCGCGCTCGAAACCATGAATCAAGCGCTCGCGCCCGCGCCGCCCGCTGCCAACGATCCGCTGGGCCCCATGCCGCGCACGCTGCGACTGGATCTCGCGAAACATCCGACCGACGCGGGGTTCGTGGTCGAGACTATCGAGGGCGCGGCGATCTCGGCGGCCACAGCAAGCGGGCAGTTCTTCGGCGTCGGCGCCGGAGGCGTCGCGGCCTTCGCCGCAGCACTGGTCAACTGCCCCGGAGACTTCAACGGCAACGGCACCATCGACATCTTCGACGCCATCGCGTTCCTGGCGGCCTTCTCGGCCCGCGACCCGGCGGCCGACCTCAACGGCGACGGACTCTTCGACTTTTTCGACGTACAATTGTTTCTGGCCCAGTACGCAGCAGGGTGTTCATAGATGATGCGACGCGGATTCTCTCTGATCGAACTTCTCGTGGTCATCGCGATCATCGCGGTGCTGCTGGCCATTCTCGTCCCCGCGCTGTCGAGCGTGCGCTCGACAGCCCGCACGGTCATGTGCCTGTCCAACCTGCGTCAGCTGGGCGTGGCGTGGAGTGTTTACGCCGACGATTTTCAGTCTTACGCGATGCCCGCGGCCGATGCGCCACCCGCCGGGCACGAGTCGGACACCGTGTACTGGTTCGGCGCGGTGGGCAACATCTCGGGCACGGTCGAAGCCGAGCGCGGGTTTCTCGCGCCATACCTCGAAGCGACGCTGCACGACCTGAGCGTGTTCGAATGCCCCAATCAGCCGTGGGGCACATACGCCGCGCAGACCGCGCCCGGCACCATCACGACAACCTACGGCTACAACGGCTACTACCTGAGCCCTTCAAAGACACCCGGCTGGTCGATGCAGATCGGCCATCGCCCGTGGCGGAGGACGTGGGAGATCCGCCAGCCCGCCGAACTGCTGATCTTTGCCGATACGCTCCTGCCCGGCAGCCCGCCGCGCAACAGCGCGCTGCTCGACCCGCCGATGCTGTATCAGGCCCGCCGCGGATGGGTGACCAACTCCTTCCCCACGACAGCCTTTCGCCACGCCGGGGCCGTTGCAACACTTTCGGCCGACGTGAGCGGGAAGGTCGAGCAGGGCGACAAGGAACAGATGACCCACGGCATCATCGGTTCACTCGACATGCGGCGCTATGTGCCCGACTGGATGAACTGGTAGGTCACTTAATCGGCCCGCGCGACGACTACTGGTTCGGGTGTCAGACTCGAAGCCTGCGTCAGTCCCGCGACGCGCGCAATGACCTCGGCGGCAGCCGATGCCGCGTTGTGGCCCTCGAACGCCGCGGACACTTCACGCAGCGCGCGCTTCTGAGTCTCGACAAGTTCGGGCCGTTCGAGCAGCCCCACGGCTTCATTGACAATGTCA
This is a stretch of genomic DNA from Phycisphaeraceae bacterium. It encodes these proteins:
- a CDS encoding PQQ-binding-like beta-propeller repeat protein, with protein sequence MSSTRALAASALAAALCPGASAQDWTHHARGPERVAAIDLALAGAIGSPTWVRSTTAQGAAIEFVGQASLVAAADVIVATGWIGNDFFAIAIESADGNVRWMAPMPQPVADSWSAPAIDTSRATAIVASGRAIKALSLADGATVWEIGTMSDIVNAAPLIVENAGSAARAFMTDFGFGAQPGRLYAINLDAFDAISNPFAPGDLVWSRAIGPLSGATPALHEHRVLIATSDGRVLAFDATAVADHAPLFEAINPTGLGFFGGISVRDGFAYAASYAFFGGLSSANMIKIDAATGTVIWSVPSNRTDATPVPLADGRILLSAGIAGFGSQPSLSLYVDHGASVSRAWDTHLAGGPAAGFWTFTPVALETMNQALAPAPPAANDPLGPMPRTLRLDLAKHPTDAGFVVETIEGAAISAATASGQFFGVGAGGVAAFAAALVNCPGDFNGNGTIDIFDAIAFLAAFSARDPAADLNGDGLFDFFDVQLFLAQYAAGCS
- a CDS encoding prepilin-type N-terminal cleavage/methylation domain-containing protein; the encoded protein is MMRRGFSLIELLVVIAIIAVLLAILVPALSSVRSTARTVMCLSNLRQLGVAWSVYADDFQSYAMPAADAPPAGHESDTVYWFGAVGNISGTVEAERGFLAPYLEATLHDLSVFECPNQPWGTYAAQTAPGTITTTYGYNGYYLSPSKTPGWSMQIGHRPWRRTWEIRQPAELLIFADTLLPGSPPRNSALLDPPMLYQARRGWVTNSFPTTAFRHAGAVATLSADVSGKVEQGDKEQMTHGIIGSLDMRRYVPDWMNW